In the genome of Colwellia sp. PAMC 21821, the window AAGCCAATATTATTACCGTCGACAACTTTATCGCGATAGCGGGAATATGGCGGCGCGTTCGATTCAATAATCACCGGTTCAAATACTATATCTTCGACCCCCTTAACACTAAATGGTGGCCGTTTTTCGGTATCTATCGCATTAAAATTTAGTCCGCCATGCCAGTGTTCTAACAAATTAAACAATGGAAAAACGGTAGATAAATCTTCATAGACTACATCACTGCAATAAACTTCCAGTGGCAGTCCTTCGCGCAAGGTTAACAACCCAGTGGTGTGATCTATTTGGCTGTCGGTTAAAATTGCCGCACGAATGTTAGTACCACGACTGCCCTGCTCAGGCCAAAGTTGTGGTGATTGATTAATTTGTTGACGAATATCAGGAGATGCGTTGATCAACACCCAATCTTTGCCATTAGGGCTGACAGCGATTGACGATTGTGTACGCGCAGTAGCTTTAATACTGCCGTCACGTAAACCTTTACAGTTAGCGCAGTGACAATTCCATTGTGGAAATCCGCCACCTGCAGCTGAGCCTAGCACTAAAATTTGCATATGTGCCTCGAAATAAAACAAGTGGGAAGAGAGAAGTAACCGGTGATAATTAATTACCTCAGTTATTCATCAAATAGAGATAACTGAAGTAATTTATTAATGATGTAAAATAATTAACGATTATTGATGTAAAGAGTAACTTCAAATCCTAAACGCATTTCTTCAAAATTAGGCTTAATCCACATAATTTATTCCTCTTTGGTTGATGAAATTTAACTGTAACATTGCTTACCCAGTTACTGTATTTAATTTTCATTTAATAAAAAATCATACTTTAGATGGAAAAGTATAGGCGCATGTAGGGATAAAGGTAACGTGAGCAAAAAAATGGCTTTAAAAGTACTGTTTTATTGCTTAGCTCAACAAATATAAAGCATGCAACACTAACCATTATTTACTTTCGTTTTGCAAAATTATCAGTGGTTTTTACTAGCGCCGCAATAATTTTAGGCTCACTGGCAACATGCCCCGCCATTTCAATAATTGACAGTTGTGCTTCAGGCCAACGTTGCTTTAATAACCATGCTTGCTCAACGGGGCACACCATATCATTACGGCCATGTATTATTGTTGTTGGAATATGTCGAACTTTATCTACATGTTCAAGTATCGGGGTATGCTCAATAAAGCATTGATTCATTGAATAATAAAGCTGAATAATGGCCGGTACTTTGTCATCTTCGGTGGCTGAAACTTCATCTGGAGTAAGCCATTTTTGCCAATAAACTAGGTTAGCTTCCCAGTGTTGTATTTTATTTAGCATAGCGTTTGATACTTGGCTATTATCACTTAAAAGCTGTTGATATATGGCCGATAGCGGCTGAGCTTGTTGCGAAACAGGTAAGTGCTCAACTAAGTGTTGCCAAGCATCAGGATAAATTTTAGCTGCGCCCTTTTCACGATAAAACCAATCAATATCTTGTTGACGAGCCAGAAATACCCCGCGTAATATTAAGCCAGTTACCCTTTCAGCAAATTTTTGCGCATAGCATAAAGCTAAGGTAGCTCCCCAAGAGCCGCCAAACACTAACCATTTGTCGATAGCCAAGTGCTGACGAATTAATTCGATATCTTCAACAAGATGCGCTGTAGTATTTTCGGCTAACAAACCTTGAGGACGAGAGCGCCCACAACCGCGCTGATCAAACAAAATAATATGGTATAAAGCAGGATCAAAAAAACATCGATGCGAAGGCCGACACCCTGAACCCGGGCCACCATGCAAAAACACCACAGGAATACCTGCCGGATTTCCACATTGCTCAACATAAAGTTGATGTGTTTGTGTTGCATCTTCATTGGTTATTGCTGCATTAGCAACGCTGAGAAAGTAATGCTTAAAAGGCTCAATGGCAGGATAGAGTGATAACATTTATTAGACCTACGGTTCGCTACTGCTGAATGTTAAATAAACTGAGTAATTAATTTAACACAATGAATTTAAAACAATAAACTTAGCACAAAGTAGCTCACACAACGAACACAAAGAACTTAGCACAACGAAACTTATTAATGCTGTCCAAGCATCAACTGAATATTTAAACTACGCACATCATCCCAATCTTCATCTTCTGCCGCGGTAAAACCTTTCATAAGCAAAGGAGTAAGCAATTCACTACCCTTTTCAGACTTCGCAACCGCTAAAAAACCAGCAAGTAATTTTTCACGAATATCATTATTTACCCGCGGATGCGTAGCAATAGCATGTGGTGTATACCCTTGAGATGTCCAAATCACTTTTAATTGTTTACTAAAATAATCTGGTAAGGCATTAAAAGTACGCATAATGCCGCCACCTGCGACAAAGCGGCCCGCAACTATATTGCGATACACTTCGTCATGAGAGTTAACGTATTCACTTTTAAAACTAATATGCTGTTGTGCCAGGTTGGCCTTAGGAATAAGTGTTGCAGCAAAAGATGCAGGCGCCGGAAAAGCAATAGTTTGTGCAGACAAGTCTTCCAGTTTATCAATGCTACTATTTTTAATAGCGACAATAATGCCCTGAATTTTCTTATCTTGCTCGTGCACCAGCGCTTTAAAACCGACTTGCTTACTTAAAACAACGTAATGATAAGGGTTCATATAAGCAATATCATAATGCCCTTGGGCTAATCGCTTTTCAAAAGTTGGAATATCTGGCGCAGTAGAAAATTGCAGCTCAATGCCTGCTTGTTCACTAACAAATTTAAGCAGAGGTAACCACTTGCGAGCCAATTTAGACGGAGATTGCTGAGGAACCACACCAAAAACTAAATGCTTATTTTGTTCAACTTGCTTAGTATCAGCTGCATATACGTTGGTCGAGACAATAAAACACGCAATATAAGCTACTACTACGAATTGACTAAATGCTTTCATCAGTTACCTTTATTATGTTTTGTTTGGACTGAACGTAAGAGCTTTAAATTTTGATTTTAATTTAAAAAATTACGCCTGTTCAAACTAAGCAGCTGATCCTTGCCTTTATCAGTGAGACTTTCAGGGATTGTAAAACATTTTGATACAATTAAATATCACTGACTTATATCATTGTGTTTTGGTAATGGGTTTATTTTGATTATTTAGTTTTTTGGTTGGGATTTATAAGTTATTACGTTAGTAATTTACAGCAATAACAAACCACAACATGAGGATTTATTTTCTCTTTTTGGTATACAGTTTCGACGGTTGCATTGCTTAGCTCTGAATAAATTATTAACACATTTTTTATATGTACTCTAACCTATATTATAGGTGTTAGGCATCAATTAAGCCTATGGAATTTCAGCGACATTCATACCAAAGCATTATGATATAGATCAACTACAATAAACCTAATTGCTACACTCTTGCAATCGTTAACCGTCCATCACCCCATAGGTTAATAAACCGTTTAAGATACTCTTTATATAGAGAAGTCCGGCATAACAGCAATAATTATATACTAATAAACATAACGATAATTCAGCCTATTAACAGTCAAATACAACGGAGTTAACAATGAAAAACACTAGGACCAGAAGAAGAGGAAAAGGCAACCGTTATCGCTCTAGTATTTATTCTGTTCGCTTTTTGGAGGATTTAAGAGACTTTCCTAATGCTCCGTCAATGCTTAGTGAAGGTGACTCCTGGTTTGGTTACCCTGTTGGCCGTGACTTAAACGACCACATTTCTGAGCTTGGTGCCTTTAATGTTCGACATTTCGAAAAAGCAGGCGATGAACTTTTAGATGATATGATGGATGGCCGTCAAAAAAAACTCCTCACAAAAGTACTACACGAACATCAATTTGACGTGTTGATCTATTCTGGTGGCGGTAACGATATTGTTGAATCGAACCTCACCAACTACATCTTAGATAATACAACCGGCGTTGGCCCTCATAACCGTGTCAATCAACAGGCAACACTCCAGCGTTTAGATGAACTTAAACAAAAGTATATAGAGTTGATTGACTTGGTAGCTGCCACTCAAAGTAACTGCCCTATTATTGTTCATGGCTACGACAGAATTATCCCAAGTAATAAAGGCTTCAAAATCGCAGGATTTACCCTTGCAGGACCATGGGTAAAACCCACCATGGACAAAAAAGGTGTACCAGCTTCACAGCAAGCCGATGTTATAAATTACATTATGGACTTATTTAACAACCTGTTGCTAGAATTGCAAACTCAATACAGTAATTTTCATTATATTGATCTGAGAGGAACATTAACCAAAAGTGAATGGGCAAATGAAATACACCCAACCTCAAAAGGCTTTAGCAAACTTGCTCAGCTTTACGATGAGAAACTAAAGCAGTTAGTGCCTAGTGGGTTTGTATAGACGGTTCTGAATGATTAACAGGCGTATGTTATAAAGCGGCACGCGCCTCTTACTTTCGAGTGTTTCCGTCAACAATTAAAGTTTGTAGATCAACCAAAAATTTGTCAAATACCCTCCTGCCTATACTTGAACTAATTAAAATATCCTTTACCCATTAAATTTAAACTGTTTATACTAAGTAAAACGTATAAAAAACCAGTATTTAAAAGGATTTTCATGAATCAAACGGGTATTTATGAGCAATTAATTACTCAATTAGTTGAGCAAAATTTAGATCGACAATCCTTTCATGTCGGCGAACGATTACTCGAAGCTGGCGAAGCGGCAACTTGGCTATCTCGTTTTTTAACTCGACTTATTGAGATTGCTATGGACTCAGTTCCTAGTGGCGACACAAGAATTCATGATCAAATTAACCTAGCAAATACTATTATCCAATGGCTTAGTAAACACATAAAAGATGAACAATTAATCAGTGAAAATTTACTTGATAGCCAAGGTAAAATCCTGACAGCGTTATTCGACAAGTCGAATCCTATAGCCGCTGATCTACCTAAATATGCTGAAGCAATAATGCCACTAACAGGGCTAACGCAAAGTGAATTATTTTGTGGAAGCAATGTTGGCATTTCATTAGAAACCGAAATAAAAAGGGAAATTCAATCTTCTGATAAAATCTATTGGTTAGTTTCATTTATCAAGTGGACTGGTATTCGAATATTTAAAAAAGAGCTAGAGGCTTTCGCTCGCAGTGGCAAACAGTTAAAAATAATCACCACTTCTTACATGGGCGCTACCGATGCAAAAGCAGTCGAGTTTTTAGCTTCATTGCCAAATACGCAAGTAAAGCTAAGCTACAATACTCAAAGTGAAAGACTGCACGCCAAGTCCTACCTATTTATGCGAAATACAGGCTTTCATACCGGTTATATTGGCTCATCTAATTTATCTCATTCTGCATTAACTAATGGCTTAGAGTGGAACCTAAAAATTACTTCAAGAGAAATTCCGCATATTATCGAAAAGTCACTCAGTACCTTCGATACCTATTGGGAATCACCTGACTTTGAACACTTTGATGGTGAAATTGAAAGTCGTGATAAATTAAATAGCGCACTGCAAGAAGCTAAAGGCAGCTTTAATCCCACAACACCTAGCTTCTATTTTGATATAAAGCCGCATTCACACCAGCAAACCATATTAGAAAAATTACAGGTAGAACGTGAGCTCCATAACAGATACCGAAACTTAGTAGTGGCAGCTACGGGAACAGGTAAAACCATTATTTCTGCATTTGATTTTTCGCGTTTCTATACTAAAAATCCTGAGGCAAAATTTTTGTTCATCGCCCACAGAGAAGAGATCCTTAAACAAGCATTGGGTGCATATCGTGGTGTATTAAAAAATAGTACATTTGGTGAATTATGGGTTGGTAATAATAAACCTAGCAAATATCAGCATTTGTTCGCTTCAATTCAAAGCTTAAACAATCAAATTGATACTTTAGCGTTAAGTGAAGATTACTTTGATTACATTGTTATTGACGAAGTTCATCATATTGCAGCAAGCAGTTACCGTGCAGTGTTAAAGTATTTTACCCCTAAAATACTATTGGGGTTAACGGCAACTCCAGAACGACATGACGGCAGTGATATTCTAAGCGACTTTTGTCATGTTATTGCTGCAGAAATCAGATTACCTGAGGCTATCAACCAACGGCACCTTTCACCCTTTCAGTACTTTGGCATAGATGACGATACTGACTTAACTAAAATACCTTGGGCTAAAGGCCGTTACGATATTGCCGAACTAACAAATCTTTACACACATAACGATCAACGGGTTTTACGCATTCTACAAAGCCTTAGTGAAGTTGTTACCGATATACCTCAAATGCGAGCACTGGCGTTTTGTGTCAGTAAAGAACACGCAAAGTATATGGCTACAAAGTTCACCCTACATAATATTGCTTGCGGCGTGTTAACCAGTGACAACAGTAAAGACCGTGAAGTTTTGCAGCAACAGTTAAGATCAAAACAAATTAATGTCTTATTTGTTGTTGATATATTTAACGAAGGTGTCGATATTCCAGAGTTAGACACCTTACTATTTTTACGCCCGACCGAAAGCTTAACGATATTCCTACAGCAATTGGGTCGTGGCTTGCGATTAACTAACGATAAAGAATGCTGCACTATTTTAGATTTTGTTGGCAATTCACGTCCTGAATACGACTTTTCACACAAATTTAGAGCATTAGTCGGCAAAACTAATCAGGCGATTTCGAAGGAAGTTAAGCAAGGATTCCCTCACCTACCATTAGGCTGCCGCATTGAGTTACAAGAAAAAACTCAAGCCATGATCCTGAAAAACATTAGCCAAGCGACATTAAACAAAAACAAGCTAATTAGCTTAATCATTAACTACCCTCATGTTACAAACTTACCGTTAACGCTGACTAATTTTTTACAGTTCCACCCTAATATTACCTTAGAAGATATTTATAAAATTAAATATGGCACTTTTGGTGGTTGGTCTTTGTTACTTACGACCAGTAAAAACATGGAAATAGCGACAGAGAATAAAGCCTTATATGCGGCTTATTATCGTGCCATTAATAATCGTTTACTCAATTGCTCATCAATATCCTATTTACGCTTTATTAAAGCGCTTTGCGATAATAGCTTTGCTATCGCACCAATGAATTCTGATGATGATGCAACAAAAATTCAGCAACAATTTGCTTTAATGTGCCACTACGACTTTTGGGATAAATCAGGTAAGCAAGCTGGGTTTATTAATTTACCTGAAAGCTTGCTAGCACTTAAAGACTCTACACTAATGAGCGAACTATCTGAGGTTATGGCAATACTTATCGAACGACTTGAAGTAAGCGAATTTGATATGCCAAAGGTTCATAATCCAGTGGTCGATTCATCTCCCCTTAAAATGCATGTGCGTTACCCGAAAGAACATATTTTGGTCGCTTTTGCTGACAGCACTTTTACTAAAAAGTCATCAAGCCGTGAAGGTGTCTTAAATATCGCCAACGCTAATACTGAATTGTTATTCGTGACTCTGAATAAATGCGAAAAGCAATTTTCAGCCACAACCATGTACCATGACTACGCCATCAGTCCGACCTTGTTTCACTGGCAAACTCAAAATAGCGCGAGGCCAAATTCAGGCCGAGGCTTAGGTTACATTACGCAGAAAGAAACCAAAAAAACCTACCTGTTATTTGTGCGTGAGCAAGGTAAAGATGAAAACGGAAGAACTATGGGGTTTGTCAATTTTGGGCCTGTCGACTTTGTAAAACATGAAGGCAGCCAGCCGATGAATATTACTTGGAAATTGAAACACCCCATGCCAGCGTATTTGTGGCATGAGACGGCTAAATTGGCTATGGGGTGATGGAAGCTAACTATGTCACCCTTTAATTTTAAACAATACAAATAAAGGTGTTTAAATAAACTTTTAAGATCACCACTCGCGCAACTGCTGCATCTCTTTCAACCGCCCGCGCTGCATTACTAGTGCTTCAAACAAGTCATCTATTGAAGTATTATCTGAATTTAGTCCCGGTAAGGCAATATTCGCTTCAGCAAAAAACCGTTTACTTTCTGCTGGCATGTCTTCTGTTGTTTGTTCTAGCGTTGCTGTTGGCGTAAAAGATTTAGTACTTATTAGATAGCCTGCTGATACATCTTTTACTTTATTTTTTTCAAGTGGCAGTGCAGCACTGGCCGTGTTGTTATCTAGCCAAGCTACTTGCCACCAGTGTTGAATTCGGTCTTTTGCTTGTTTTAATTTATGTTCGGTTGGCAACCTATCACTTTTCTGATTATTTACTTGGCAATCGGTTGGCAGTAAATTCCATAAGTCGTTATTTGGCCAGCGCGCGAATGGCATGCTGTGGTCAATATCGTAACTTTGCATTAATGATTTTTCTGACCATACACAACGTATTTGCTCAGACTTTGGTAAATTTGTTTTAAGCTGTTCAAACCTTTCACGCACTTCGATTGTCGTGCGTTTTGGCTCTTCCCAGTTTAGGGCTTGATATAATGTGTGTTGATTTTCAGGGGCTTTATATTGGCTATTTCCTGCATAACTAGCCATGGTTTTAACCCATTCACTGACCAATACTGGTTCAATCCAGCAGGCATAACGATTGAACGCTAGCCAAGTAGATTCAGGCAGAGAAAATTCGCCCCATTGCTCAAGTGTTTGCAAATCAAGGAAGATACTACCTTTTGCTTTAACCGTTTTACTGGCAACTTCAAATACCGTTTGGGTACTATTCGGCTGGGTAATGTAGCGACAAGGCATAGTTTTAATATTGCTCACTGCCGCTGATAGGGTTTTATGCAACGCAATGGCGTCTTCCCCCCTGAGCATATTGCCAATACGATAGTCAGATGCTGCTTTATCAGTTAATTTATGCCAGCCATCTGCTTTCATAAAGCCCATATTGGGGTTTTTATTTGGTGTTTGGAAAAGGCCTTTTTTATCAATTAATGCTTTATATTGATGACACCAATAAAGCGCGACTAAGCCAACGGGTAAAATAACGCGATCGCCAAATGGCGATGATTCTCTGCGCAGCACGGCACCCGGATGACCGTCTGCAATGCGCAGTAAAACTCTTAATAAGGCTAATTTATGTGTGGCTGATTTTCCGTCATTAAGTGCTACATGACGGATAAAGGGGAATGCACCTGTGCCATCGTCTGGCATTTGCAATACAACAGTTTGCCAAGAAACGTGATTTCGACCTAATTTGTCTTCCTCTTTCGGAGTTTCTAGTTTTGTGAACAAACCAACATCAGTGGCTAAACGTTTTAATTCTTCTGCACAAACAATGTGCATTTTACGTTGTTTTTTCTCTTCATCGGTTTGCCCATGTCGAAGAGAAATAACTAACTTACCGCCTGGCTTTAGTAAATTGGCAAGTTTACGAATAGCGCGAGCACGTTCACTTGTTGGTATATGCATCCAAACAGCACTTAAAAGGATTAAATCAAAACTGACTTCTTGCTTAGTTATGTGACTTAATGCCGGCAGTGTATCTTCGAGCCACTTAACGTTAAGCCCAGCCGTTTGGCGTGCGCCAATTTCTGCCAGATTTTTTGCAGGTTCAACCGCAAATATTTGAATGTTGTTTTTATCACCATGGGTTTTAGCGGCTAACTCAGCAAGATGCTTAGCATCTCGACCAGCGCCGGCGCCTAAATCAAGAATACGGGCATTAGGATTTGCTATAACAACAGGTAAAAACTGCGACCAACTTTGATGTACCTCATCAAACGATTTAAAGAGGTATTGTTGAGCTAATTTATCAGCATTGTCGTTATAAAACTCTGTCATCGATTACAACATCCTATTTGCATGCTAATACATGCAACTTCATCCGTGCTGCGTTTGTCTGTTGATAAATGAAATAACAAAGCAGGGTTAAACCTAGATAACTGAATGTTATATATAAATAATATCAATTATGGCTAATTATATAATGCTTTATATATATTTTAATGTCTGTAACTATTTATAATATTATAAAAAAATCAACCTAACTCTGCTTGATTGAACTAGCAAATTGCGTTTCAGTTTACAACTGTTCTCAATCGTCAATATCAGGTTACTGGCTAGAAAGAGTTTGATTTCGTAATTTTATGTAAATATTTTTTCTAAGCATACACATTGAATTTAAACAGTATCAGTATCAATGTCAAAAACACACTATTTATAACGGTATTAAAATTTTGCTATGATTTTTATGATACCTCTCAGTGAACAAGTAAAAATAATTAAAGTGTAAACTTGATTTTTAAATTTTTTAGGTCCTTACTTTATAATACAAAGCAGGGATGTTTTTATGGACAGTCAAACAGTATTACAGCAAAAAACACCAGTACCCGCAAAAAAACGTAAATGGGGCTTTTTATTCCTGCTCGTTATTGTGGTTACTATTATCGGTTACTTTTCTTACACAAAATCACAAAACACTGATGTTAACCATGATTATTATCGTTTACTTTACGAAACCTCTAAGAAGTTTAATGATAATTTAATTAAACTCGAGCGCTTAATTGAAAGTAAGGAAAGTGGTACATCTATAAGATCCATACTACCAAGTTACAAATTAACTGGAGATTCTGTTAAAGAAGATAAAGACACTTTTAAATACTACATACAAGGTGATGAAATACATATAAAGAAAAGTAATGAGGATAAAACCCCATTTGTTCTTTATGCTAAATTAAGTATTAAAGATTTGTTACCAAAAGTTAGTAAAGGATTTAGTCAACTAATTTTTTCTGATAGTAATGCAAGAGTTATTCATTCCAGTGGTGGCGAGAAAAACATTTCTTTCTCAGATTTAACTAGTATCAGCCAAGAAATAAGGAAACAAA includes:
- the pqqB gene encoding pyrroloquinoline quinone biosynthesis protein PqqB; the encoded protein is MQILVLGSAAGGGFPQWNCHCANCKGLRDGSIKATARTQSSIAVSPNGKDWVLINASPDIRQQINQSPQLWPEQGSRGTNIRAAILTDSQIDHTTGLLTLREGLPLEVYCSDVVYEDLSTVFPLFNLLEHWHGGLNFNAIDTEKRPPFSVKGVEDIVFEPVIIESNAPPYSRYRDKVVDGNNIGLKIIDKTSGKYLFYLPGIVESNAEVEQILSKASCVLIDGTLWLDDEMIALGVGKKLGSEMGHMPVNGEFGTVALLNKFPIERKILIHINNTNPILNEESAQHKFVLDNGVEIATDGMEITI
- the pqqA gene encoding pyrroloquinoline quinone precursor peptide PqqA encodes the protein MWIKPNFEEMRLGFEVTLYINNR
- the pip gene encoding prolyl aminopeptidase yields the protein MLSLYPAIEPFKHYFLSVANAAITNEDATQTHQLYVEQCGNPAGIPVVFLHGGPGSGCRPSHRCFFDPALYHIILFDQRGCGRSRPQGLLAENTTAHLVEDIELIRQHLAIDKWLVFGGSWGATLALCYAQKFAERVTGLILRGVFLARQQDIDWFYREKGAAKIYPDAWQHLVEHLPVSQQAQPLSAIYQQLLSDNSQVSNAMLNKIQHWEANLVYWQKWLTPDEVSATEDDKVPAIIQLYYSMNQCFIEHTPILEHVDKVRHIPTTIIHGRNDMVCPVEQAWLLKQRWPEAQLSIIEMAGHVASEPKIIAALVKTTDNFAKRK
- a CDS encoding phosphate/phosphite/phosphonate ABC transporter substrate-binding protein, with the translated sequence MKAFSQFVVVAYIACFIVSTNVYAADTKQVEQNKHLVFGVVPQQSPSKLARKWLPLLKFVSEQAGIELQFSTAPDIPTFEKRLAQGHYDIAYMNPYHYVVLSKQVGFKALVHEQDKKIQGIIVAIKNSSIDKLEDLSAQTIAFPAPASFAATLIPKANLAQQHISFKSEYVNSHDEVYRNIVAGRFVAGGGIMRTFNALPDYFSKQLKVIWTSQGYTPHAIATHPRVNNDIREKLLAGFLAVAKSEKGSELLTPLLMKGFTAAEDEDWDDVRSLNIQLMLGQH
- a CDS encoding SGNH/GDSL hydrolase family protein, with amino-acid sequence MKNTRTRRRGKGNRYRSSIYSVRFLEDLRDFPNAPSMLSEGDSWFGYPVGRDLNDHISELGAFNVRHFEKAGDELLDDMMDGRQKKLLTKVLHEHQFDVLIYSGGGNDIVESNLTNYILDNTTGVGPHNRVNQQATLQRLDELKQKYIELIDLVAATQSNCPIIVHGYDRIIPSNKGFKIAGFTLAGPWVKPTMDKKGVPASQQADVINYIMDLFNNLLLELQTQYSNFHYIDLRGTLTKSEWANEIHPTSKGFSKLAQLYDEKLKQLVPSGFV
- a CDS encoding DEAD/DEAH box helicase yields the protein MNQTGIYEQLITQLVEQNLDRQSFHVGERLLEAGEAATWLSRFLTRLIEIAMDSVPSGDTRIHDQINLANTIIQWLSKHIKDEQLISENLLDSQGKILTALFDKSNPIAADLPKYAEAIMPLTGLTQSELFCGSNVGISLETEIKREIQSSDKIYWLVSFIKWTGIRIFKKELEAFARSGKQLKIITTSYMGATDAKAVEFLASLPNTQVKLSYNTQSERLHAKSYLFMRNTGFHTGYIGSSNLSHSALTNGLEWNLKITSREIPHIIEKSLSTFDTYWESPDFEHFDGEIESRDKLNSALQEAKGSFNPTTPSFYFDIKPHSHQQTILEKLQVERELHNRYRNLVVAATGTGKTIISAFDFSRFYTKNPEAKFLFIAHREEILKQALGAYRGVLKNSTFGELWVGNNKPSKYQHLFASIQSLNNQIDTLALSEDYFDYIVIDEVHHIAASSYRAVLKYFTPKILLGLTATPERHDGSDILSDFCHVIAAEIRLPEAINQRHLSPFQYFGIDDDTDLTKIPWAKGRYDIAELTNLYTHNDQRVLRILQSLSEVVTDIPQMRALAFCVSKEHAKYMATKFTLHNIACGVLTSDNSKDREVLQQQLRSKQINVLFVVDIFNEGVDIPELDTLLFLRPTESLTIFLQQLGRGLRLTNDKECCTILDFVGNSRPEYDFSHKFRALVGKTNQAISKEVKQGFPHLPLGCRIELQEKTQAMILKNISQATLNKNKLISLIINYPHVTNLPLTLTNFLQFHPNITLEDIYKIKYGTFGGWSLLLTTSKNMEIATENKALYAAYYRAINNRLLNCSSISYLRFIKALCDNSFAIAPMNSDDDATKIQQQFALMCHYDFWDKSGKQAGFINLPESLLALKDSTLMSELSEVMAILIERLEVSEFDMPKVHNPVVDSSPLKMHVRYPKEHILVAFADSTFTKKSSSREGVLNIANANTELLFVTLNKCEKQFSATTMYHDYAISPTLFHWQTQNSARPNSGRGLGYITQKETKKTYLLFVREQGKDENGRTMGFVNFGPVDFVKHEGSQPMNITWKLKHPMPAYLWHETAKLAMG
- a CDS encoding methyltransferase domain-containing protein yields the protein MTEFYNDNADKLAQQYLFKSFDEVHQSWSQFLPVVIANPNARILDLGAGAGRDAKHLAELAAKTHGDKNNIQIFAVEPAKNLAEIGARQTAGLNVKWLEDTLPALSHITKQEVSFDLILLSAVWMHIPTSERARAIRKLANLLKPGGKLVISLRHGQTDEEKKQRKMHIVCAEELKRLATDVGLFTKLETPKEEDKLGRNHVSWQTVVLQMPDDGTGAFPFIRHVALNDGKSATHKLALLRVLLRIADGHPGAVLRRESSPFGDRVILPVGLVALYWCHQYKALIDKKGLFQTPNKNPNMGFMKADGWHKLTDKAASDYRIGNMLRGEDAIALHKTLSAAVSNIKTMPCRYITQPNSTQTVFEVASKTVKAKGSIFLDLQTLEQWGEFSLPESTWLAFNRYACWIEPVLVSEWVKTMASYAGNSQYKAPENQHTLYQALNWEEPKRTTIEVRERFEQLKTNLPKSEQIRCVWSEKSLMQSYDIDHSMPFARWPNNDLWNLLPTDCQVNNQKSDRLPTEHKLKQAKDRIQHWWQVAWLDNNTASAALPLEKNKVKDVSAGYLISTKSFTPTATLEQTTEDMPAESKRFFAEANIALPGLNSDNTSIDDLFEALVMQRGRLKEMQQLREW